The genomic interval CGCCGCCGCGCGCGTGGCGGCCGAAAAGGGCGTGGCGGAGGCGGTGGAGGCGCGGAAGGCCTCGGTCCGCGCGGCGGAAGATGCCGCCGTCGCGCTGAAGGAGATCACGCCGCGCTGGGACGATGCGCAGAAGGCCCGCGAACGCTACCGCGAGCTCACGCACGCCATCGGTCAGGCGGAGCGCGACGGCGAGGCCGCGCGCCGCGAGCTGAACCGGGCCGCGTCGGAGCTGGAGGCCGTCGCCGAGGCAGAGGCCGCGCTGGCACCGCTTCGCGAGAAGCTGGTACACCTCCCCACCGTCACCGATCAGTGCACGAAGCTCAGCGAGCTGGCGCGCCAGGACGAACGCCGCAAGGCCCTCGTCCGGCAGGTAGCGGATCTGGATGCCGAGCTGGTGCGCGCGCGCGAGCGGCTGGAAAAGGTGGCCACGGCCCCGGAGCTGGAAAAGAAGTACGCGGGGGAGCTGGAGCAGCTGCGCACCCAGCGCGAAGCCGTCGCCGCCGCGCTGGACGAAAAGAAGTCCACCTGGCTGGCCGACAAGCAGGACGCCTTCACGCAGCTCTCCACCTACCGCGAGCGCGGCGCCGAGCTCAAGGAGCAGATCACCCAGATCCGCTCCCTGGGCGCCGAAGGCATCTGCCCCACCTGCGGCCGTCCCCTCGGGAAGGACTACGAACGCACGCTGGAAGAGCTGGAAGACCAGTGGCGGATGCTGGTGCAGGACGGAAAGTGGCGGGCCAAGCGATACGAGCAGCTCGAGGCCAAGCCCGAGGACGTCGTGGAGCTGGAGAAGCTGCTTCCGCAGCTGGTGGAGGCGGTGGAAGACCGGTCGCGCAAGCTCACCCGCTGCCAGGGCGCCTTGCAGGAGCTGGAGCAGCTGACGGCGGACCTGGCCCAGCGCCAGGCCCGGCGCGGGGAACTGCAGGGCGAGCTGGACGCGCTCCCCTCCGGGTACGACGCCGCGGAGCACCGCAAGGCCGAAAAGCGCTTGGCCGAGCTGCGCGAGCTGGAAAAGAAAGCCGCCCGGCTGGAAGAAACGGCCGCCCGCGGGGCGGACTGGGAGCTGGCGCAGTCGCAGGCCCGCGCCCGCGAAGCCGCGGCGGTGCAGCAGGCCGGCGCCGCCACGGCGGAGCGCGACGGGCTGGGGTTCAGCGAAGAAGCCTTCGAGGCCGTGCGCGCCGAGCAGAAGCGCCTGGACGAGGCCGTGCGCGCCGCCGACCTGCGCGTGGCCCGGGCCACGGGCGACCTGAACACCGCCGAGCAAGCGCTGCAGACCGCCACCCGCGCCGAGACGCTGTACCGGCAGCGGGTGAAGGCGGTCGAGGCGCAGGAAGCCGAGCTTCGCTACCACGACGAGCTCGACCTCGCCTACAGCGAGCTTCGCCAGCAGCTGAACGACCAGGTGCGGCCGGAGCTGTCGGAAATCGCCTCCGCCTTCCTTTCGCAGTTGACGGACGGGCGCTACACGTCGATGGAAATCGACGAGGCGTACAACCTGATGGTGATGGACGAGGGCGAGGACAAGCCGGTGATCTCCGGCGGCGAAGAAGACATCGCCAACCTGGTGCTGCGCCTTTCGCTTTCGCAGATGATCGCCGAGCGTGCCGGGCACCCGCTGTCGCTGCTCATCCTGGACGAGGTGTTCGGGTCGCTCGACGTGGCCCGCCGCGACAACGTGGTGCAGCTGCTCCATCACCTGGAAGACCGCTTCGAGCAGGTGATCCTGATCACCCACATCGAGGGGATCCGCGAAAGCCTGGACCAGGTGCTGCGCGTGGAGTACGACGAGCGCGCCGGCACCTCGGTGCTTCGCGAAGAAAACGTGACCGGCGGCGACGACTTCGAAGCCCCGCTCGCCGCCGACTGACGCGGTCCTCCCATCCGATCCTCATCCGTGACTCCCGTGACCCCAGCGCCCCCTTCGCCCGGCCTCGCCGAGTTCCTGGACCTTGCCGAAGGCGCCACCGTGGTGCCGGTGTGGCGCGAGTTCCTGTTCGACACCGACACGGCGGTTTCCGCCTTCCACAAGCTGGCACGGCCGCCCTTCGGGTTCCTGCTGGAATCCGTGGTCGGCGGCGAGCGGTGGGCGCGCTACACCCTGCTAGGGAGCGAGCCGCGCTCCGCCTGGCGCCTGCGCGGGCGGCGGGTGGACACGTGGACACCCGCGGGCGGATGGGTGGACCAGGGGGAAAGCGACGATCCGCTCGGCGACTTCGACCGCATGCTGACGTCGTTCCGCCCGGCGGAGGTGCCCGGCCTTCCCCGCTTCTGGGGCGGGGCGGTGGGGTACTTCGGCTACGACACGGTGCGGCTGATCGAGCGCCTTCCCGACGCGCCGGCCGAGGGGCTGGACCTGCCGGACGCGGTGTTCATGCTCACGGGGACCACCGTCGTCATCGACAACCTGTTCAACCGCGCGCGCGCCGTGGTGGCGGTGCAGGTGGAAGGCCTGTCACGCGTCGAGCGGGAGGAGCGCTACCATGCCGCGGGCCTGGAGATCGACGCGCTGATCGCCCGGCTGCACGAGTCGCCCGGGCCCGCGCCGCTGGCCCTGGCCGACGCCGGCGGCGAGGTGGACCCCGACTTCGAAAGCACCAGCAGCCGCCAGCGGTACGAAGACGGCGTGCGGCGCGTGCAGGAGTACATCCGCGCCGGAGACGCCTTCCAGGTGGTGCTTTCGCAGCGGCTGACGGTGCCCCTCGCCGCCGAGCCCTTCGACCTGTACCGCGCGCTGCGGACGCTGAACCCGTCGCCGTACCTGTTCTACCTGGACCTGGACGGCACGCGGCTGATCGGCTCGTCGCCCGAGGTGATGGTGCGGCTGGAGGATGGGAAGGTGACGGTGCGCCCGATCGCGGGCACCCGCCGCCGCGGCGCCGACGCCGCCGAAGACGAGCGGCTGGCAGCCAGCCTCCTGGCAGACCCCAAGGAGGTGGCCGAGCACCTGATGCTGCTGGACCTGGGGCGCAACGACGTGGGGCGGGTGGCCCGCTGGGGAACCGTGACGGTGCCGCAGCGCATGTCCATCGAAAAGTACTCGCACGTCCTGCACATGGTGTCCACCGTCGAGGGCGAGCTGCGCGAGGGGATGTCGGCGATGGACGTGTTCCGCGCGTCCTTTCCCGCGGGCACCGTTTCCGGCGCGCCCAAGGTGAGGGCCATGGAGATCATCGACGAGCTGGAGCCCGCCCGCCGCGGGCCCTACGCCGGCGCCGTGGGCTACTTCGGCTACGGCGGGCGCACGATGGACACCGCCATCGCCATCCGGACCGTCGTGGCCCAGGGGGGGCGGGCGCACGTGCAGGCGGGAGCGGGCATCGTGGCCGACTCGCGCCCCGCCGACGAGTACGACGAAACGCTGAACAAGGCCCGTGCACTGCTGCGCGCCGTGAAGATGGTGGGCGGGTGAGCAAGGGAAAAAGGGGATGGAAACGGATGTAGCAGCCGGTGAGGGCGAAGCCCGCCGCTCTTGACACCCCCGGATACCCATCCTATATAGAGGCGTATCCACTCCGCAGGACAGCACTTCCAACACACCATCGACGCGGCGCCGCAGCGGTTTTCGGCAGCTCGGCCATTCGCGCCAGTCCGGCGCCTATCTTCATTCCGGCACCACCCACGTCCACCCGCACCCGGAGGGCCGACGCGAAATTTCCCGGAGTCGAGCAGGGCACGACCCTTCGGGCAGCAGCGGCTTCCTTCGCCGAAGGAGGCAGGCGCGCCCCCCGCACCGCGCGGCTCCGTCGCGAAGCCGGTGCGAACCATCGGACCCCACCCGGCGCGCCATCCCGGCCGCCGAACCAAACAGGAGGACGAGGAATGAGAAATTTCCGTCGGCTGATCGCGGTAGTGATCGCGGCGGCGCTCGCACCGGTTTCGTTGCTGGCCCAGGAGGCCGCGACGGTGACCGGGCGCGTCACGAACGCCCAGGGCCAGCCAGAGGCCGCCGTGCTCGTGCGCATCGAGAGCCTGAACGTCGGTTCCCCCACCGGCCCTGACGGCACGTACAGGGTGGTGATTCCCGGGGCGCGCATCCGCGCCGGGCAGGCGGTGCAGATCTCCGCCACGCGCGTGGGCCTTGCCACCCAGACGCGCACCATCACGCTGAACCCGGGCGCCAGCCTCACCCAGAACTTCCAGATGGCGACCAGCGCGCTGCAGCTGGACGCGGTGGTGGTGACCGGGGCCGGGCTGCAGACCCGCGTGGAGCGGCTGGGCACGGCGCGCGCCAGCATCGACTCGGCGGTGCTTTCGCGCACCAACGAGACGAACGTGGTCTCGGGCCTCGCGGGCCGCGTGGCCAACGTGGTCACGCACCAGGCTTCCGGCGAGGCCGGCGCCTCCACGGCCATCCGCATCCGCGGCCAGAGCACGCTGAGCGGCACCGGCCAGCCGCTGTTCGTGATCGACGGCGTGCCCATGAACAACTCCACGCGCTCCA from Longimicrobium sp. carries:
- a CDS encoding SMC family ATPase, with protein sequence MRLRSLSMRNFRQHAHTEITFRPGLTGIIGPNGAGKSTILEAIAWAIYGASAARGTNDTIKFARAGARSRVEVDLAFGLGAHEFRVIRTLTTAEVYLDGGASPVASTVGGATAYLQQRVGMTREEFFNTYFTGQKELAFLATMGPADRGRFLSQVLGYERLRRAQDLVKGRKTELRSEIRGLRATLGDPEEIAAARVAAEKGVAEAVEARKASVRAAEDAAVALKEITPRWDDAQKARERYRELTHAIGQAERDGEAARRELNRAASELEAVAEAEAALAPLREKLVHLPTVTDQCTKLSELARQDERRKALVRQVADLDAELVRARERLEKVATAPELEKKYAGELEQLRTQREAVAAALDEKKSTWLADKQDAFTQLSTYRERGAELKEQITQIRSLGAEGICPTCGRPLGKDYERTLEELEDQWRMLVQDGKWRAKRYEQLEAKPEDVVELEKLLPQLVEAVEDRSRKLTRCQGALQELEQLTADLAQRQARRGELQGELDALPSGYDAAEHRKAEKRLAELRELEKKAARLEETAARGADWELAQSQARAREAAAVQQAGAATAERDGLGFSEEAFEAVRAEQKRLDEAVRAADLRVARATGDLNTAEQALQTATRAETLYRQRVKAVEAQEAELRYHDELDLAYSELRQQLNDQVRPELSEIASAFLSQLTDGRYTSMEIDEAYNLMVMDEGEDKPVISGGEEDIANLVLRLSLSQMIAERAGHPLSLLILDEVFGSLDVARRDNVVQLLHHLEDRFEQVILITHIEGIRESLDQVLRVEYDERAGTSVLREENVTGGDDFEAPLAAD
- the trpE gene encoding anthranilate synthase component I — encoded protein: MTPAPPSPGLAEFLDLAEGATVVPVWREFLFDTDTAVSAFHKLARPPFGFLLESVVGGERWARYTLLGSEPRSAWRLRGRRVDTWTPAGGWVDQGESDDPLGDFDRMLTSFRPAEVPGLPRFWGGAVGYFGYDTVRLIERLPDAPAEGLDLPDAVFMLTGTTVVIDNLFNRARAVVAVQVEGLSRVEREERYHAAGLEIDALIARLHESPGPAPLALADAGGEVDPDFESTSSRQRYEDGVRRVQEYIRAGDAFQVVLSQRLTVPLAAEPFDLYRALRTLNPSPYLFYLDLDGTRLIGSSPEVMVRLEDGKVTVRPIAGTRRRGADAAEDERLAASLLADPKEVAEHLMLLDLGRNDVGRVARWGTVTVPQRMSIEKYSHVLHMVSTVEGELREGMSAMDVFRASFPAGTVSGAPKVRAMEIIDELEPARRGPYAGAVGYFGYGGRTMDTAIAIRTVVAQGGRAHVQAGAGIVADSRPADEYDETLNKARALLRAVKMVGG